From Candidatus Thermoplasmatota archaeon, a single genomic window includes:
- a CDS encoding transaldolase family protein codes for MKIFIDTAKLAEIKESISWGIVDGVTTNPSLVRKALDEERTRVKVSIEDYISEICRVAGEGRPVSLEVLSNKAEKMIDEAQILYKKFNPIARNVVIKIPINTSTEQEANDYEGLKAIKQLSEKGIPVNVTLIMTPEQALLGAKAGARYVSPFAGRIDDYLRECANKRYGKDFQKSDYYPRLGEKGMHYKGIVSGVDCVEKTLQTFRKYNIKTEVIAASMRNAQQVREVAELGCDIATVPFGVLQEMLKHPKTEEGIKNFYKDAIEANYEEIF; via the coding sequence ATGAAAATATTTATTGACACCGCGAAATTGGCTGAAATAAAGGAATCAATTTCTTGGGGGATAGTGGACGGAGTAACAACAAACCCGAGCTTGGTTAGAAAGGCGCTCGACGAAGAAAGAACGAGAGTAAAAGTAAGTATAGAAGATTATATTAGTGAAATATGTAGAGTAGCTGGAGAAGGAAGGCCTGTGAGTTTAGAAGTGCTCAGTAATAAAGCAGAAAAGATGATTGATGAGGCTCAAATCCTATACAAAAAATTCAATCCAATAGCTAGAAATGTCGTAATAAAAATACCAATTAATACTTCTACTGAACAAGAAGCAAATGATTATGAAGGCTTGAAAGCGATAAAACAATTGAGTGAGAAAGGAATACCTGTGAACGTAACTTTGATAATGACTCCGGAGCAAGCTCTTTTAGGTGCTAAAGCAGGCGCTAGATATGTGAGCCCCTTTGCTGGAAGAATAGATGATTATTTAAGGGAGTGCGCTAATAAAAGGTACGGGAAGGATTTTCAGAAGAGCGATTACTATCCCAGACTTGGCGAAAAAGGAATGCACTATAAAGGAATAGTGAGTGGAGTAGATTGCGTAGAGAAAACACTCCAAACTTTCAGAAAATATAACATTAAGACTGAGGTAATAGCTGCTAGTATGAGAAATGCTCAGCAAGTAAGAGAAGTAGCTGAGCTTGGATGCGATATTGCAACAGTACCTTTTGGAGTACTTCAAGAAATGCTAAAGCATCCAAAGACAGAAGAAGGTATAAAAAATTTCTATAAAGATGCAATTGAGGCAAACTATGAAGAAATA
- a CDS encoding NAD-dependent epimerase/dehydratase family protein yields MEKKILVTGGAGFIGSHLVDRLLRAQAKVTVYDNLATGNKDFLKEHFSDENFRFIEGDLLDLNKLKEVMRAQNSVFHLAANSDVKKGTDKTNLDLEQNIIATHNVLEAMRLNKVKKILFPSTCTVYGENIPFPIPEGYAPLLPISLYGASKLACEALICAYCHSFDFQAWIVRLANIVGSRATHGIVLDFINKLNRNKKELEILGDGKQRKSYMLVEDCIDAMLFLLESSKDKVNIFNLATEDTVEVNKIAEIVVEEMHLKEVSFRYTGSERGWRGDIPKIQLSIEKLKKLGWKPRYNSEESIRLAVRALLKEN; encoded by the coding sequence ATGGAAAAAAAGATACTGGTTACTGGCGGCGCAGGTTTTATAGGCTCCCATTTGGTAGATAGATTGCTGAGAGCGCAAGCAAAAGTTACAGTCTATGATAATCTTGCTACAGGCAATAAAGATTTTTTGAAAGAGCATTTTAGTGATGAAAATTTTAGATTTATTGAAGGTGACCTGCTCGATCTAAATAAATTAAAAGAAGTTATGCGCGCTCAAAATTCAGTATTCCATTTAGCAGCTAACTCAGATGTAAAGAAGGGTACTGACAAAACAAATTTAGATTTAGAGCAGAATATAATTGCAACTCATAATGTGCTTGAGGCTATGCGCTTAAATAAAGTTAAAAAAATTTTATTTCCTTCTACATGCACTGTTTACGGTGAAAACATACCTTTCCCAATACCTGAGGGGTATGCTCCTCTACTACCAATTTCACTTTACGGCGCTAGTAAATTAGCATGCGAAGCTTTAATTTGCGCCTATTGCCACTCTTTCGACTTCCAAGCTTGGATTGTTAGACTTGCAAACATAGTAGGCTCAAGAGCCACTCATGGAATTGTGCTCGACTTCATTAATAAACTCAATAGAAACAAAAAAGAGCTTGAAATTTTAGGCGACGGCAAGCAGCGGAAATCTTACATGCTGGTAGAAGATTGTATTGACGCAATGCTCTTTTTGTTAGAGAGTAGTAAAGATAAAGTGAATATTTTCAATCTTGCAACTGAGGATACTGTCGAAGTGAATAAAATCGCAGAAATTGTAGTTGAAGAAATGCACTTAAAGGAAGTAAGCTTTAGATATACAGGTAGCGAGCGCGGCTGGCGGGGCGACATTCCCAAAATTCAGCTTTCTATTGAGAAGCTCAAGAAGTTAGGCTGGAAGCCTAGATATAACTCAGAAGAAAGTATAAGGCTGGCGGTGAGAGCTCTGCTTAAAGAGAACTAA